The DNA sequence CacattttaagatttttaatttcaatttttagattaaaaaaattaattttttagaaaaccaattttTTGTCTATAAACCAGTTTTTGTCcaaaaaccaattttaaaaaccatttttttatttttccaaaaaccaatttttatttttataaccggttaaaaattagtttttaaattttataaccgattaataatcaattttatcgtataaactaatttaattaattaattaaaattaaatttttgattaACCAAAAAACaagtttgatttttgaattaaCCAAATCATGTACAGCCCTCCTAATCACATGTGCTCAGTGCTGTTGCTCTAAATTTAAGTGACACAGATCAAAACTATGTTCACATTTAAAGTTTCAAGTTTCAACAATACCCACATTCTGTAAAAATTGTTCAGAAAAAAACAAACCAATCAAGAAATATTCTGTCACTTCATATGGCAATTAGAAATTGCTACTCTAGTCTAGAGGCAAAGGGTATCATGGACCAGAATTCCACTATCTGATGGAGGGACCATACGCTGGAGCAAAAGACTATGATTATAATCCAAAGTTGTCACACTagcaattttaattaataatacagTGAGTAGAACATTAATTAGATTATGATATATATAAGATAATGGTATGCCATCATGTTTATTCTCAGTGCATAATCACATCAAAGCCCAAACGTCAAGTTTTAATTGTTAACTCTTCTGGAAATGATGAAAATGGAGAATCCGTTCGTGGGCACAATCCATTTAAACATTGCATAATCTTAATTTTCCCTTACTGTAGAAAGGTGCTTTATaagtttatataataaataaaataatgggGTACTAAAGGGGAAGTGGTGGGGCTAAATTTGATGTTCTTACTTCTTACATCCAAAATGGTAATCAATAATTCTCCTAAGATTCCTTTATAAATAGGGATCTTAATCACACCAATTGAAGTGTGAAGACTGAAGAGCATTGATTCAGGCATGGCAAGCTCCACTTTACTTGCTATTCTTAAACTTCTTATGATTCTCATATGTGCAGGTTGGGTTGCTCTTTGGATTCTAAAGCCTACCCAAATATGGACAAGAAAATggaaagttgcagaagaaagtGCCAATAATACAATTTTTGGGTACTATGGTACACATtgaattcataaacaattatatgaatttgaatctccagtgtttaatttgaataaaatgaTAGGTGACACTAGAAGATTCTTTGCAGGTCTTAACTTTGCTGTGTATACATTTCCAATAATTGCTGTTGGTATAATTGGACTTCTTTTCTTGGATTTGAAAGCTGCAAATCAAAGAAGCAGGTAATATCAAGTTCCATATTGCACTTTAGTGGGTGTTTTCACTTTCAATGATCATTTTCTCATGCAGAAGTTCAAGGACCTCATCAATTATCATCTCAAGTCCACTGGTAGTTAACAGCTTTCTAGGAATCTTATCCAGTATTGAAATACTGGTAATTTTGCTGTTTATACTCTTTCTAGCATGGACTTATTACGCTCGCATTTCTAACGACTTCAAGAAGTTGTTACCAGACAAATCCCTCAAGTTGAACCTGTAAATGCTCTTCTTATTACTCTTTTCTTTTGTGCTCTGATAGAAAGCTGTTGATTTAATTCACCAGATGCATAACTTCATTTCAGATGGCAACTCAAGTATCTCAGAATAGCAACCCGGTTCGGGTTGCTGGCCGAAGCCTGCCTTGctttgcttcttcttcctgtcTTAAGGGGATTGGCTCTCTTTCGCATACTCGGCATCCAATTCGAAGCTTCAGTCAGATATCACACCTGGCTTGGAACTGCAATGATATTTTTCGCTGCAATACACGGCGCAAGCACTTGCTTTGTCTGGGGTGTCAGCCACCATATACAGAAAGAAGTGAAGCCcaaactctaaattctaaaacatgtttcttcaaatttttcaattttcttttaattgtaGTAATGATTAGTACTCtccttttaattttctgttcatgATCTTCAAACAGATTTGGAAGTGGCAAAGCACAGGACGAATATACCTTGCAGGAGCGATTACACTTGTCACCGGGCTAGTTATCTATGTCACTTCACTTCCACAAATCAGGAGGATGAAGTTTGAAATCTTCTACTACACACATCATCTCTACACAATCTTTCTAGTGTTCTTCTTGTTCCATGGTGGAGATAGGCACTTCTATACAGTCTTCGGAGGACTATTTCTTTTCAGCCTCGACAAACTGCTCCGTGTCATACAATCGAGTCCAAGAACCTGCATGGTTTCGGCTAGAACTTTCCCATCCAAAGCTGTGGAAATAATTCTGCCTAAAGATCCGTGTATTTAATCTGATATTGAACTTTAGAATTGAAAAAATATGTGAACAAAGAATATGAAATTTAAATGTTTCTTTCAATGATTTGCAGGGCTGAAGTATATGCCTACAAGTGTTATATTTATGAAGATACCAGCAATATCACATCTTCAGTGGCATTCTTTCAGCATAATATCAAGTTCCAGGGCTGAAAACCAAACCATGTCTGTAATAATCAAATCTGAAGGGTGGTGGACCAATTCTCTTTATGATCTGATACAGGCTGAGATTGAAAAAGGTGCTGATAAGAGGAAGGGTATACCTGTTGCAATTGAAGGACCTTATGGACCTGCTTCATTAGACTTCTTAAAGTAAGCAAACACATGATCTCCACTGTCACTTTTACTTTTTAGCGCCAATTTAATCGTGTTTTTAACTTTGTGCCTAActtttatctaatttaatttttatagtgaattttaaatatataaaatttattaattagggtaaaatactaaattagtCCTCTATATTTGAGCGTAATcctattttggtccttaaagtttaaagtatcgtatttgaattcaaaaaagtttcatttagctttaATGTAGTCTCTCatcgtgaggtcaaagttaaataattatcaGAATGGCCTACATAACAGCAGTACAAGAATAaggtcgataatctggagaacaaatACAAGCTCCAGAGGTACAAAATTGACCGTGaatacatcaatacatttatttatcattctttttagttctatagaaaatatttcatttaaattgtaagaagaatgataaataaatgtattgatctATCCGCGGTTAATTTTAACccttggagcttgtacttgtttcCAAATTATCTACCTTGTTCTTGTATTGCTGTCATGTAGAACattccattaattatttaactttgacctcatggTGGTAGTATATTGAaactaaatgaaatatttttgaatttaaataagacactttaaattttaaaaataaaaatagaattatgtCCAAATGTAAGGACCAATTTAGTATTTTACTCTACTCTTAACTGAACTGTCTAGTCACATTCTAACgtggaaaaatagaaaaaaaaaatagaatataattcaaaaattgaaaggaaaaaaaatatatctgCAGATATGACAGTCTACTTCTGGTTGCTGGAGGAAGTGGAATAACCCCATTTCTGAGCATTTTGGAAGAACTCAATTCATCTAGCAGCAAAAGTAGATATCCTTCAAGAATTCATCTTGTGTATGTCATCAAGAAGGCACAGGACTTTTGTCTATTACATCCAATCTCACATCTTTTGGTCAACCATTCAACTGAAAACTGCCATTTGAATCTAAAGTTGTTTGTGACTCAAGAAACACAAGCAGGGGTTGGAATCAAAGAGCTACTGAATGAATTCTCAAAAGTAAGAACCCTGCAACTGGACACGGTGTGTGCAAATTACGCTGTACACGGGCCTGAGAGTCCGTCTTGCATGGCCGCCATCGTAGGAATGAGCTccatcatttttcttatttttcttatctgtTTCAACCATGTTATAATTCCATCTGGGAAGCATTCGAATTCGTCGAAGCAAAAGGCTCCCTCTTGGATTGTGGACCTGCTTCTTATAGCTGCTTTTGTCCTAGCTTTAGCATGCAACGGCTTGGTGGCGATTCTTCTTAGATGGAGAAGGCTGAAGAAAGGGATTCAACCAATCTCTGAGAAAGACATGAAGCCCCTTGATCTAAGCTCAGCTGAAATTAGGAATGCTCTTGAAGAACATGAAGTCCACTTCGGTGGAAGGCCTAACTTTGAAGGTAGTGTGTTGTTAGAATATCAATTGTTTCTTTGGATTTGTTATATGCATTCAATGATCTCCATCATCCAATTGGGCAGATATATTTGGCATGTTCCAAGAAGAAACTTGTGGATCGAATATTGGAGTGTTGGTGTGTGGACCGGAGAGCATGAAGGAATCGGTTGCGGCCGCATGCCGGAAGGAGTCCAATTGTTTCAAGTTTGGTGGTGGAAAAAGAACAGAGCCATGCTTCGCTTTCCACTCCCTCAACTTCACGCTTTAGTAATCAAAACTACGCAAGTAAAACTGTAAAAGTAGTCGCATACACACTCTCTTATCTTTCAAGCCATGCATTTCTCAATTAGTTTTCTGAGTAAACCAAAACAAACACTATCCGATTTTAGCAAGAATGTAAGCTTTATGTTGTTCGTGTTCCTTTGATAGATATATAATGTACATCTTAATGTATCAAAATGTCTAAAAAATATTGCAATGAAAAATATCCTCCTTCTTTATCCTTCAGTGTGGGGTTTTAAATTTGGCAAAGTCTATGGTATGGATGTGAGTAAACATCTATATGTATGATTCTCATGGGTGCATCTCACATAGTGCCGCATGTACATGTTAAGATAGATTGTAAGTTGAGTTTTGAAAATTGTGTCCTGACAAAAAGAGAGTGGCAGAACTGCTTTTCAGATTAAGATAGATTGTaagttgaattttaaaaattgtgtCCTGACAAAAAGAGAGTGGCAGAACTGCTTTTCAGATAGAGTGAGATTATAagataattacatatttttaataaaagttattttgtttaattttttttttatagacttgatgggcttttgtttttcttgttcttcaaatGGGCTGAAAGATGATGGTAGTTGACGAACAAGATAGTGTTGCCATTACCTAAGTCTCAAAAGGTAAAGaatagttctttttttttttaaacaagtgAACTATGTTAGTGAAACCGAAAATTCTACCagaataatttgaaatttaatttaacaATTTCTCAttcgttttttttctttctttcttttttcattttttttaaaaaaaagaatttttcacTGCGGCTATCTAACACTAGGGGTGTACATGACCCGGTCCGACTCGAAGGTTTGGTCCGGCCCCGAATATTTTatgggctaatttggtgtgatttcatcgggtctagggccgggtaagGATCTAAAAAATagatccggtcattatttcggctcgagtccgggccatagctcgggtcacccgaactcggcCCGATGGCCCGGTTATCATACATAATtaatttgtgttattagtgatggatgatggctattcttatgtggaatttaaatattataaaccttaatattttgtgttattagtcattataagattataagttaatgttttatgtttaaaacataagactttagactaatgcataatattgtgttatttgtattgatttaaatatgaatAAAGTACCAATCCGGTCCCTGTCCATTTTCCAAAATGACAAGACGAACCTTAACCAAAAATACGTTCCATTACGGTCCCTGACCATATACTCCGTCTGTCAACCCGGTCCTTTTGTCAGTTTTCCGGCGAAAACTCGACGAAAATTGCTGACGTGTCAGGTTAAAAAATGGATAGGGAcctaattgtctctaaatttaaattggttaggggtttatttgttcttattattctttaaataatatttttaattatatttttattcattatattaatattctttttttaataaagaagtacaaactaattaataaattattcaaatttaaaaatatcatttattatgaaacaaataaataatttttaaatatataaataataaacattaaaattcagttaatacattaataataataaccctatgatatactattagtattataactaatgaacacattatttgatatatagtaaagTTTTTTTTACtagtaacaaatttaattttttatctctttaaactaaattaataattctattatgttttatttcatttagtattagtagcctactcatagtgtattttagtataaagatatcaaatagaattattaatttagtttaaagagataaaaaattaaatttgttattagtcaaaaaaagtttactatatattaaataatgtgtTCATTAGTTTTCACTTTATTGTAAAAATTAGCTAGATCATAATGCTAATAGTATATCAtatggttattattattaatgtattaactgaattttaatgtttattatttatatatttaaaaattatatttaaaaattatttatttggtttcataataaatgatattttttaatttgaataatttattaattagtttgtatttatttattaaaaaaagaacattaatataatgaataaaaaataattaaaaaataatgtttaaaaaataatatagacaaataaacccctaaccaatttaaatttagagataACTAGGTCCCTGTCCATTTTTTAACCTGACACATCAGCAATTTTCGTCGAGTTTTCGCCGGAAAACTGACAGAAGGACCGGGTTGGCAGACGGAGTACAGGGTCAGGGACCGTAATGAAACGTGTTTTTGGTTAAGGGTCGTCTTGTCATTTTGGGAAATGGACAGGGACCGAGTTGGTACTTTActctttaaatatttggtgttattagacaatattagtattgattatggttatgctttaattttagagaagggttggttcttgttatatttttttaagtgaattttactatgtgaattgtgaaataatggttggagattaggtgatttttacatgctaaagacccggtttttacccggtttTCACCTGGCCCGAAAGTGCGTAGGTTTCATCAGGTCTAAGATCAGGTTAGGGTCTAAAAATTAAGTCCCGTCTATATTTCAAGCTGGGTCTGGATTAAGCCAAACCTGGTGTGGCTCGGCCCATGTACACCCATATCTAACGCACACACACAGATCGAAGAGCTGAGTTTTCCTTCACCACCATGAGAGGTGGATATGTGAGGGAGGAACCTTTCGGTCACATGAGCCAAGGGAGTTATTAAGGGAGGAAGGAAAGCAGCTTCATCATGGAATGAAGAAGGTAAGGAAAACCGGAGGTGAAGATTTTTCAGGGAGAACAGGACTAACCCCCAGGATCGAGGATTGGATGGTGGCGGAAGAAGTAACCCAAGGAAATGGATGCCAAGAGGGAGGAACTCCAAGGACAACACGACCAAAGAAACAAAGGTGGGGGACAAACTCCTTTGCTGAAATTGTCAAAACAGGAAAAAGCACTGAACAAAGGGAGATGGAAGCCATGGCCACAGAAGAAGCTGTGCCAAtcaatgaagaaggagaagaggaataCTAAAAAATTCTTGTTAAGAAGCTCCCAAACGGAATTTACAATTTGGTGGTCGGAGAGGGAGTCCAAAGATAACTGAGAAAGAACTGGTGTGAAACTTTAATCGTGAAGCTAATGGGGAGAAAGATTtctttgttggctcttaaaaggaGATTGGAGATAATGTGGGGCAAGAACGGTAGCATTGACGTCATTGATTTAGGAAATGATTTTTTTCTGGTCAAGTTCTACAACTCAGAAGATCTGGACTTTGCGCTGATGGAGGGGCCATGGAAAATCTTGGACCATTACCTGACCATCAGGTTATGGAAACCAGATTTCAACCCAGAAGATGCTACCATAGATAAAATAGCTGCGTGGATAAGATTTCCTGGTTTGGCCATAGAGTACTACAACAGAACCATTCTCGAAAGGATTGGAAATATCATCGAAAGAACGATAAAAGTAGACACTAACACAGCAGAGATTTTTCGAGACAAATTCTCCAGAATCTGTGTGGAGGTTGATCTAGAGAAACCGCTAGTATCACAATATCAGATCAACGGTAAAACCCACCTAGTTGAGTATGAGGGGATCCACCTGGTTTGTTTCTATTGTGGAAAGGTAGGACATGAGAAGCAAAACTGCCCAGAAAGACAAAAGGAGAATCAAAGTTGCACCCACCAAGGATAGAAAATAGAGGAAGGCCAAAGGTCAGGGTCAGAGGTGGAAGATAGAGgcaaggatggaaagaaagaaaaagagaagggcAAATCAGTAATTACTGAAGAGGCAGAAGCTTTTGGTCCTTGGATCATCGTGCAGAGATCGACACGTGGAAAGAAACCCAACAAGAGTGGAGAAGGTACAAGTAATGGAGGTTCTGCAAAGGAAAAGGAGGAAGAAAATACCGTTAGGGGAAATCAGTCTCGTTTCGCTGCACTAGAGAACGTGGTTCCAAAGTATGAAAGGATTGACGTACAGGAGAAAGAAGACAGCACTATAGAAAAAGACAAAGGTAAAAACCAGTCACAAGAACCCAAGACAACCAACAAGACCCAAAAAGAAAATACACAAAAACTAACACCTGTCCAAAAAAGCCCCTTGAAAAAAAACAGCCCAAAAACCGCAGAACAAAAACTTGACCAAGCTCAGATCAAAATCATAGACAAACCCATCGACATAACCCCATCACACCAAACAGCAAGCAACCCAGATCATAGTGGTACCCCTACACAGACACAACATAATCATACACCAGACACAAATATGACAACCCCATCCCAACCAACCCACCATCAAGAAAATTGGTCCATACAAAGCCCAATCAGTCCAACTCTGTCTACAGAGGTCCCCTCCTCTATGATGGAGGATCACTTGCTGCAAAACCCCCTGACCAAAGCAATATGTTGTTTGAATCTCTAAATTCAAGCGCCATAATTGATGCTATGGtgcagtggtgcacgaaattgtgatctcaggcaacggcgccaaaaactctgtgcgcacgtcttaataaatcgtttttcattcacaacttcgatacaactaaccagcaagtgcactgggtcgtccaagtaataaaaccttacgtgattaagggttgatcccacggagattgttggtatgaagcaagctatggtcaccttgtaaatatcagtcaggcggatataaaatagttatggagttttcgaaaatactaataaataaacagaaactaaagatagaaatacttatgtatatcattggtgagaatttcagataaaggtatagagatgcttccgtccctctgaacttctgctttcccgctgtcttcatccaatcagtcttactcctttccatggctggctttatgtaaggacatcaccgttgtcaatggctacttttaatcctctctggaaaatggtccgatgcgctgtcactgcatggctaatcgtctggaagcatcaccgtggtcaatggttgCATCcaatcctcttgtgaaaatggtccaaatgctctgtcacagcacggctaatcatctgaggttctcgatcatattggaataggattcaccctccttttgcgtctgtcactacgcccagcactcacgagtttgaagttcgtcacagtcattcaatccagaatcctactcggaataccacagacaaggtttagactttccgaattctcatgaatgccgccatcaatttagcttataccacgaagattctgattaagagatccaagagataatcattcaatcgaaggtagaacggaagtggttgtcaggcacgcattcgtgggggaatgatgatgattgccacgctcatcacattcatgttgaagtgcgaatgaatatcttagaagcggaataagttgaattgaatagaaaaatagtagtactttgcattaattcatgaggaacaacagagctccacaccttaatctatggcgtgtagaaactctaccgtttgaaaatacataagtgaaaggtacaggcatggccgaatggccagcccccatgatctaagaaccagacgtccaaagatgtcaaatacaatagtaaaaagtcctatttatactaaactagttactagggtttacagaagtaagtaattgatgcataaatccacttccgggacccacttggtgtgtgcttgggctgagcttgaatgttacacatgcagaggctctttctggagttgaacgccaggttgtaacgtatttctgacgttcaactctggtttgtgacgtgtttctggcgtttaactccagacagcagcgtagaactggcattcaacgcccttttaaGTCATCTAAACTCagtcaaagtatgaactattatacatttctggaaagctctggatgtctactttctaacgcaattggaagcgcgccattttgagttctgtagctctagaaaatccattttgagtgcagggaggtcagaatccaacagcatcagcagtccttcttctacctctgaatctgatttttgctcaagtccctcaatttcagccagaaaatacctgaaatcacagaaaaatacacaaactcatagtaaagtctagaaatgtgaatttaacataaaaactaatgaaaacatccctaaaagtaactagattctactaaaaacatactaaaaacaatgccaaaaagcgtataaattatccgctcatcacaacaccaaacttaaattgttgcttgtccccaagcaactgaaaatcaaataggataaaaagaagagaatatactataaatttcaaactatcaatgaaacatagctccaatcagatgagcgggacttgtagctttttgcctcttgaatagttttggcatctcactttatccattgaagttcagaatgattggcatctataggaactcagagttcagatagtgttattgattctcctagttcagtatgttgattcttgaacatagctactttatgagtcttggtcgtggccctaagcactttgttttccagtattaccaccggatacataaatgccacagacacataattgggtgaaccttttcagattgtgactcagctttgctaaagtccccaattagaggtgtccagggttcttaagcacactcttcttttgctttggaccttgactttaaccactcagtctcaagttttcacttgacaccttcacgccacaagcacatggttagggacagcttggtttagccgcttaggccaggattttattcctttaggccctcctatccactgatgctcaaagccttgggatcctttttattacccttgccttttggttttaagggttactggctttttgctcttgccttttggttttaagagcttttggctttttcttcttgttttttctttttctttctattttttttcgttattttttttttctgcaagctttgttctttgctgctttttcttgcttcaagaatcatttttatgatttttcagattatcaaataacatgtctccttgtcatcattctttcaagagccaacatatttaacattcataaacaacaacttcaaaagacatatgcactgttcaagcattcattcagaaaacaagaagcattgtcaccacatcaatataattaaactaagttcaaggataaattcgaaactcatgtacttcttgttcttttgaattaaaacagttttcatttaagagaggtgatggattcataggacattcataactttaagacatagttactaattactaatgatcatgtaataagacacaaacatggataagcacttaacatagaaaacgaaaaacagagaatgtaagaacaaggaatgagtccaccttaatgatggtggcgtttccttcttgaggaaccaatgatgtccttgagctcttctatgtctcttccttgtctttgttgctcctccctcattgctttttgatcttctctaatttcatgaaggatgatggagtgctcttgatgttccacccttaattgtcccatgttggaacttaattctcctagggaggtgttgatttgctcccaaaagttttgtggaggaaaatgcatttgaggcatctccgggatctcatggtgatgagcttcatgcgtctcttgagatccatgaatgggctctcttgcttgctccatccttttcttagtaatgggATTTTCTTCCTCAATGGGAGTGTCTCCTtttatgaaagctccagctgagtaacatagatggccaataagatgaggaaaagctagccttgccatgggggaggacttttcggctattttgtagagttcaagggagatgacttcatgaacttctacttcctctccagtcatgatgctatgaatcatgatggcccgatccacagtaacttcagatcggttgctagtggggatgatggagcgttggatgaactccaaccatcctctagccacaggcttgaggtccagtcttcttagttgaaccggcttacttttggagtcaatcttccattgagctccttccacacatatgtccatgaggacttggtccaacctttgattaaagttgacccttctagtgtaggggcgtgcatctccttgcatcatagacAAGTTGAAcgctaacctcacatttttcggactaaaatctaagtatttcccccgaaccattgtaatataattctttggattcgggttcttactttgatcatggttcctagtgatccatgcattggcatagaactcttgaaccattagaatgccgacttgttggatggggtttgttagaacttcccaacctcttctatggatctcatgtcggatttccagatactcatttctcttgagcttgaaagggacatcggggatcaccttcttcttggccacaacatcatagaagtggtcttgatgagctttggagatgaatctttccatctcccatgactcggaggtggaagcttttgtcttccctttctcttttctagaggattctccggtcttaggtgccatcaatggtaatggaaaaacaaaaagcttatgcttttaccacaccaaacttagaatattgctcgccctcgagcaaaagaagaaagaatagtagaagaagaagaagaaaatatggaggggagaagggagaggtgtattcggccaagaaggggaagagagggttgtgttgtgtgaaaatgaggaagaatggagggctatatatagggaagggagggggtaaggttcggccataatggtgggttttgggtgggaaagtgattttgaattttgaaggtaggtgggatttatggatgtgagtggttactggaaaacagaagggatgattatgaatggagagagaggg is a window from the Arachis hypogaea cultivar Tifrunner chromosome 17, arahy.Tifrunner.gnm2.J5K5, whole genome shotgun sequence genome containing:
- the LOC112765774 gene encoding ferric reduction oxidase 8, mitochondrial, producing the protein MASSTLLAILKLLMILICAGWVALWILKPTQIWTRKWKVAEESANNTIFGYYGLNFAVYTFPIIAVGIIGLLFLDLKAANQRSRSSRTSSIIISSPLVVNSFLGILSSIEILVILLFILFLAWTYYARISNDFKKLLPDKSLKLNLWQLKYLRIATRFGLLAEACLALLLLPVLRGLALFRILGIQFEASVRYHTWLGTAMIFFAAIHGASTCFVWGVSHHIQKEIWKWQSTGRIYLAGAITLVTGLVIYVTSLPQIRRMKFEIFYYTHHLYTIFLVFFLFHGGDRHFYTVFGGLFLFSLDKLLRVIQSSPRTCMVSARTFPSKAVEIILPKDPWLKYMPTSVIFMKIPAISHLQWHSFSIISSSRAENQTMSVIIKSEGWWTNSLYDLIQAEIEKGADKRKGIPVAIEGPYGPASLDFLKYDSLLLVAGGSGITPFLSILEELNSSSSKSRYPSRIHLVYVIKKAQDFCLLHPISHLLVNHSTENCHLNLKLFVTQETQAGVGIKELLNEFSKVRTLQLDTVCANYAVHGPESPSCMAAIVGMSSIIFLIFLICFNHVIIPSGKHSNSSKQKAPSWIVDLLLIAAFVLALACNGLVAILLRWRRLKKGIQPISEKDMKPLDLSSAEIRNALEEHEVHFGGRPNFEDIFGMFQEETCGSNIGVLVCGPESMKESVAAACRKESNCFKFGGGKRTEPCFAFHSLNFTL